TCAATACGCCTCTCGCCGACTCAGGCATTTTGATAGTTCCCCGAAGGTCTGTCAACGAAAGCCCTCCGATGATCCTCGTCTGTACGATGCGCAGGACTCCGGCAGCAACATGACAATTTCAGATATTGCGGTATAGTTGAGACATTGCTACGCATCGGACCCGAGGCGCGTCGCAGACCACGGCGCAAAGGACACCATCGATGGATGACCGTAGCCCACAGATTCGCCCCACGCACGAAGACCGGCTTGCCACGCGCTGGACAAAATCCCCCGCCGTGTCACCACAGCAGGAGGCAGAGTCGATTCAGTATTTACAACTGCCCTCGCCGTCGAATCCAGGGCACAACTATATTTTCCCCCTCGCACTCTGTTCCGCAACACCGCGCCCCCGCAAATCCTGACCGCGCGTCTCCCTTCGATACCGGCCTGGCGCCGCGCTACAAAATTACCGGAGTGTGGTATAGTGCGCCGAAATCGAAGGGCCGGACGACCTTGACGGAAGGAGCCTTGAAATGCGCGCGTTGCCTTCTCGCATCACCACATGTCTCAGCACACTCTGTGTCCCACTACTCTTTGCCGCCTGCAGTTTCAAAGCCACCTTCAAAGAAACGACCGATACGACCTCGAATATCACCGGCACCACCTCCGGCCGTACCTGGTGGAATGAAGACGGGATACTGAAGCCGGAACACAAGATCGCTGCCTTTGCCGCCTATAGCCATGAGAACCTTGAAACGGACCTCGCCCGGGGACGCGGAGAATACTTGGCCTCGCTGGAAACCTTACTGGACATGCCGAATCCGGGCCAATTCTCGCCCAACGCCCAGGTCTCCTACGAAACGGGGCGCGCCGCCGGCGACCGCTCGCCCGATCAGTTAGTCCATCGGTTCCGGGAACAGGGCGCCACGCACTGAGACGCATGCACCGACGTCGGATGTCGCCAACAGGCATCGCCGGCCGCATCGGGGGAATGTCATCCCTATGACCACGATCCCTGATGCCGTCGGCCTCCAACGTATTTTCCATCCCACGGACTTTTCCCCAGACAGTCAGGTGGCTTTCGCCCATGCACTCAAGCTGGCACTGCTCCACCGAGCGGAACTCACCATCATGCACGTCGACCCGACGGTGGAGCCGGAGGGCTTCGAAGATTTTCCTCGCGTGCGCCCGACGCTGGAGCGGTGGGGCGTCCTTCCGGCCGGTAGTTCCAAGCGTGACGTCGTGGACCTCGGACTTCAGATCAAGAAAGTTCGAGCGTTGGCGGACAATCCGAAACTCGCCATTCTCGACCATCTGAGTTCACATGCCATGGACCTGATGGTGTTGACGACCCACCAGCATGAGGGAATCACTCGTTGGTCACACCACCCTGTGGCGGAACCGGTTTTGCGGGCAGCCCATGTGCGCACGCTTTTTGTCCCAAATCACGTGCAGGGGTTCGTCTCGCTGGAGGACGGTCACACGTCCTTGAACCGGCTGCTCCTCCCGATCTCCGCCGACATCCCCTCGCAACCGGCGCTCGATATGGCTGAGGCCCTCGTGACCAGCCTGGGTAGCTCCTCCGCTGAGTTTACGTTGGTCCACGCAGGAGCAAAGGATGGGGCGTCCGTGCTGACGCTCCCGGAACGAGCGGGTTGGCACTTCGAGCAATTATTCGGGAAGGGTCATCCGGTGGAGTGGATTCTGGCGGCCGGTGAGGAGTTCGATGTCGACCTGATTGCGATGACGACCAAAGGCCGCGACAGCTTCTTGGATGTTCTCCGCGGCAGCACGACCGAACGGGTTCTGCGCGGGGCCAGATGCCCGCTGCTGGCGATTCCGGTATAGCGGGGCGCGACGTCGGTGGTTCGTGACTCGTATCTCGACGGAAAAGAGAGCCTGGACCGTACGGTTCATGGCACGGGCAGGGAGCGGAATTCGTCATCGCGCTGCAAGCGAGACTGCAAACCCACTCTTGAACAAACTATTAACGACGCTTCACAAGATACGTTGTAGCCGCTGAACGGCTGCCTGGCCTTTCGAATCCTTCCCCAACTCCGTCCTTACGACCTGGCCGTCGCGAACAATCAAGAAATTCGTCGGAATGGCGGGCACACGCGCCCCTGGCAGAATGATCCCGACCAAATTCAGCGGGTCGGCAGCACACAGCTTGATCTCTTGCGAAGCGGTAGTCGAGCCCTGCTTCTTCACCGCGCGCAAGGCTTCGACCGCCTCCGGCAGTGCGTACTGTTCCCCGGTAAATCCTGACACGAATCGACCGCCACGGATTTCCCCCGCCATTTCCAGACGCCGATAGCAGACCAGCAGATCCCGCCAGGCCGACACGAGCGATTCCCGCCCCAACAAATCACGAAACACGACGCCGTACCGGCGCAAGAGTTGCCGGGCGAGATGCTCGCTGGCCGATGATGACTGTGGTGCATTCGGTGGTGCATTGGGACTCATCTGGCTGAGCGCTGACGGCTGATGGCGTTCAGCAGGCCTGAGCAGCGACCATCGCCCGCCGACATGCCGAGGTCGCCGACTTCGATCTCCCTTGTCCGCTCGCCGCCGCTTCGGGTCAATGAGCGCCCGCAGATTGTCGAATCCATCGGCCGTTACCGACCCAGCCGCGACCAACTCCCACAACCCCTCTTCCACCTCGGCGGGCAGGAGCCGCGTCGCATGCAGGACCTCGTCGAAAAAGCTGGCTCCGCGGGACTGCAACATCGTGCGAATCGCTTGAGCCACCGACGACAATCTCGAATCGAGATCGATCCCCTCCACATTCTGCATAGCAAGCCCTCGCCACAGCGAGGCGTTGTCCCTCGTGAAGAGACTGACCGGCGCCACCCGTGTCGGCACGACACGCCGCCCTGCCATGCCCCCCAATTCTTGGAGGAGCTTCGGAGGGGGCGTGAGCCGCCCCCACATCACGGTCCCGCCGAGACAGAGCCGGTCGAGATGGACAGGATCATATTTGGCCACCCGCACGCGCAGCAGATGCGGCTCCCAGGTCGAGGCGGGAGCCTCAAACCCTTCAAGCTGCTTGACCACCTCCAACACTCCGGTATCCCCGTGCAGCCTGGCGCCGGGAGAGACATGTTGCCATTGGAAAAGGAACCGCATGAACTCGGCCGCGGTAACCGGCTCGATTTCCTTGCGGAGCCGGCCGACGGTCAAGCGATGGATTCGCGCCAGAAGTCGGCGATGGCACCACTCCTGAGACGAAAGTCCTGAGGCTTCAGCCGAACCATCCCGTATCCCCCCGCTCCCTTCCGGCGCCTGACGAAAGTGCCCCCGTAAGACTTGCCCCTGGGATTCGAGTCGCAGCATCGCGCCGTTGATATCATCCGGAGACACATGAATCCTTGCAGCCAGCTCGGCGCTTGTCGTCGGGCCGATGCATTCCATCCAGCCTAAGACGATCGCGTCGACCGTCGCCTCATCACCCGTGATGAAGCAGGCCGCAACTCGCTCCCGGTTTTCTGCTGCGATCCAGCCTGAGGCCTCGGAGGACGTCAGACGTGAGACGGGAGGCGATAGGAGATATGCGCGGCCGCTCCGCTCGAGCTCATGGAAATAGTGGATCCAAAGCTGGGCTGACTCGCCGGGCACCCACATCAACGACAACAAGGCATCGTGCGCCTCATCCATGTCGCGGACCACCGGCCACGATTCCTCGACTACCTGGTCGATTGCCGCCTGGTCCAAGGCGCCGAGACTGCCGGCCAGTTCGGCCGGTAAGCTTCGCCGCATCTCAACCGCGCGGGCCCGCCGTTCTTCCAGCGGCGCATCATCGAGGAACGCGTAGGGATTGGCGTTCAAAATCTCATGGCAGAACAGGGACGGGGTCGGCGTATCCACCGCAACACAACGGATCGTGCCCTCGTCGATCGCCCGCAAGACCGTTTCCAATCCCTCGATGTCCATCGCCTCGGTCAAACAGTCTCGGATCGTTTCCTGCACGAGCGGATGGTCGGGAATCTGGCGCACGGTCCGCTCCCCCTGGAAGTTATCTTGGCAGGCGATCGCGTCCGGAAAAACCGTCGACAGTAAATCCTCGGCCCGCATCCGCTGAATCTGCGGCGGCACCTTCTTGCCGCCGGAAAAGCGCAACAGGGCCAACGCTCGCGCCGCGTTCCAGCGCCACCTGGTCATGAACATCGGCGCCTGAAGGACGGCCTGCACCAGAACTTCCCGTATTGTCTTCACATTGAGAAAGGCAAAGACCGTGTCCAGCGGAAAACTGTGACGCTCGCCGAGCGAGAGGACCAACCCTTCGTCGGTTGCCGCCGCTTGCAGTTCGAAATCAAACGTCACGCAGAACCGCTTTCTCAAGGCCAAGCCCCACGCCCGGTTCACCCGGCCGCCAAACGGCGCGTGGATCACCAACTGCATCCCCCCGCTCTCATCGAAAAACCGTTCCGCGACAACCATCTGTTGTGACGGAATAGTCCCAAGGACCATTCGTCCGGACGCAATGTAGAGTACCGCCTGCTCCGCGCCGCGTTGATCTAGTCCACATTCGGCCTTCAACCAGGCTGCGGCGGACGACCGGAGCATCGAAGCCGACTCGGCCCGTTCATCCAACCGGTTCGCAATCTCCACCCGAAGACCGGCCACCTCGGCCGACAGATCGGCCGTTCGCGCAGGCGCCTCCCCCCGCCAGAATGGGATCGTCGGCGGTGCGCCGTGGGCGTCCTCGACACGCATCTTGCCCGTTTCGACGCCGCGAATCCGCCAGGAGGTGTTGCCGAGCAGAATGATGTCTCCAGCCAGGCTCTCTACGGCGAAATCCTCGTCGACGGAACCCACCACCGTGCCATCGGGCTCGGCAATCACGGCATAGTTGGCGGTTTCCGGTATGGCACCACCGGACGTAATAGCGGCCAACCTCGCACCCCGACGGCCTCGAATCCGGCGATTGATCCGGTCATGGTGTAGATACGCATGTCTCCGCCCACGATTGGTTGCGATGCCCTCGGACAACATCGTCAGAATCGCGTCGAACTCGCGTCGAGCCAATTCCCGGTAGGGATCCGCGTGTCGGCAGAGGGTGTACAGCTCATCTTCGTCCCATGACTGGGTGGCAGCGGCGGCAACGATCTGTTGCGCCAGGACATCAAGCGGAGCCGGCGGCACCGAAATCCGATCGAGCAGGCCGGCCCGCATGGCCCGGATCAGCGCGGCACATTCGATCAATTCGTCTCTCGTCGTGGCAAACAGCCGGCCTTTGGGCACAGCGTGAATCCAATGCCCCGCCCGCCCCACTCGCTGCAGGCAGGTAGCGATCGCACGAGGCGATCCGATCTGACACACCAGATCCACGGTGCCCACGTCGATGCCGAGTTCCAACGAGGCCGTCGCTACCACCACGCGGGCCGCGCCGGCTTTCAATCGATCCTCCGCCGAGAGTCTGATCTGTCGGGAGAGGCTGCCGTGATGTGCCGCGACGACTCCATCGCCCAGGTGCTTCAGCCTGTCTTCGAGATAATGCGACACTCGCTCGGCCAGCCGCCTCGTGTTCACGAATACCAGCGTCGATCGATGGGCTTGCACGAGTTCAGCCACACGGTCGTACAGATCGCTCCAAATGGCATTGGTGGCGACCGCGCCAAGCTCATCCTTCGGCACTTCCACCGCGAGATCCATCTTCCGTCGGTGGCCGACATCCACGATGGTCACGCCCGTCCCCTTACCCTCGTGGGTCGCAAAGGAGTCAAAGAGCGGCGCGTCTTGCTGCACGAGCGGCAACGCCCGGTCTCCTGTCAAGAATCGCGCGACGGTCTCGATCGGACGTTGCGTCGCCGAAAGCCCGATGCGCTGGGGCGGAGCACTGGTCAGAGCTTCCAGCCGCTCGAGTGACAGGGCCAGATGTGAGCCCCGCTTGTTCGGTGCCACCGCGTGAATCTCGTCCACAATGACCGTGCGTACGGTGCGAAGCATCCGGCGGCTCTTCTCCGCCGTGAGGAGAATAAAGAGGGACTCAGGCGTGGTGATGAGGATATGGGGCGGGCGCTTGAGCATGTTCTGCCGTTCGAGCATCGGCGTGTCACCGGTTCGAACGACCACCCGGAGTTCCGGCAGCAACAGCCCCGTCGCCATCGCCGCCTGGCCGATCTCCGTGAGCGGCTGCTGGAGATTCTTTTGAACGTCGTTGCTGAGTGCTTTGAGCGGAGAGACGTAGAGTACCTGCGTCTCGTCGCGCAGGTCTCGATCCAGAGCTTGCCGGAAGAGGCTGTCGATACAGGAAAGAAATGCCGCCAGTGTTTTGCCGGATCCGGTCGGCGCGGCGATCAGAACGTGCCCACCGGATTGAATGGCGGGCCAAGCTTTGATCTGAACGTCGGTCGGCACACCGAACCGCCCACGGAACCACTCATCGATGACGGAATGGAACGGGAGGACGGCCATGGGTTGTCATCGTAGCATCCGGCATCAATGGAAACCACCGGTCACGATAGGCGACCTCAAGCCGCGGCGCGAGTCCCCAACTCAACAGGACGACGAGGGCGCAAGGGGCAATGGCTCGACTTGTTGGTCGAGATCGGCCAAGGGCCTCGGGGCCATTCCACCATCCGCTTGCATGAGTACCAAGATCTGGAAATCGCGATCGCCCTCATCGACGCTGTGCACAGCCATGCCCGTCAGTCGAAAGCGTCGGACCGGCAGCAGGGGATCGGCTGCCGGATCGACGTCCACAAGGTCTTCGACCTTGCCCCACCACTGCTCGCGTACGCGCGATCCCAACAGGATCAGCTTGAAGAGAAAACTCTGACGGTCCAGGACATCCCGTCGCTTCAGGCCCGCCACCGCCAACATATCGCCGGCGACTTTATTCGCATATCGCAACTGCATAGCGCTGCTGAACAGCACCACGCCGATGGTCGATGTTTGGGAGTCATTCGCCTCACCCGGCATAATTCCCTCACCACGCGCCGATCGCGACGCTCATCACATTCACGAGTCCTCGTCGTTACATGCCATAGGTCTTGAGAATATCGTAGGAGGTCAAACATTCGTTGCAGTAGCCGCGAGAGAACAGCACCTGGGAGGGTGGGATGACGTGACGCGCGAGGTAGTGGTGGAAATCCACCCATCGAATCATCCCCATGCCGGACGACCCATCGTCTCGCACCCTCCGGCAGAGACCACACATCGGTATGACACGCACCATCCGAATCCTCCTTCGGGTCACTCTTTCCGAGGAGCCAACGTCCGCGTCGAGATGCCTTCCGGACACTGAACCCGCTCGCCTTGCATCACACGGTGCAAGCAATGCACGAGATCCCCCGTCAGATGTTTCACCAAATATCCCGCCGCACCGACCTCGAATGCGGCCGTCGCATAGACAGGATCTTCATGGGACGAGAAAAAGACGACTCTGGTTGTAGGAGTGAGTTCCTGAAGCCGTCGGCCGACCGACAGCCCGTCGAGAAATGAGAGGGAGAAATCGAGCACGACGAGGTCAGGGGTGAGGGACTTAGCCGCCAGCACGAGGGCTTCCCCATCCGTGACCGACGCAACCACCTCAAACTGGCTCTCGAGCAGGATCTCCATAAAGGCCAACATGGCCCGGGACGAATCGCCCAGCAACACACGGGGTCGCATGATTTTCTCTCTCAACTCCCTACGAAGTCGCTGATCGAAAATGGATGGGTATGTTAGGCCCCTGTAGGACTAACCACACGCGTACAAACACGAGGTCTATGCCTGTAAAGATACGAGCATATGGGCTGGTATTTTGTGTGAAACAGGGTCGAAAGAAGGGGAGGACTAGAGCTGACCGGTCAGGCCCTGTGCCATGGCATATTTGACCAATTCGACGGTACTGTGGAGGTTCAACTGCTCCATGATTTGCCCCTTGTGAAACTCGACCGTTCTGGGGGAAATCCTTAATTTTCCGGCAATATCCTTGACGGTATGGCCCTCTGCCAAGAGCTGGAGCACTTCCCGCTGCCTGGTAGTGAGCTCAGGCCCCATTGCCGAAGCACTGTCTCCACCGCGGAGCATTCCCTCGACCACCTCTTTGGTGATCAGGGGGGTGACGTAAAAATTCCCGCTCCGCACGGCACGCATCGCCTGCGCCAGCTCCTCCCCCACACAGCGCTTGAGGAGATAGGCGGACGCCCCGGCCTCAAAGGCTGCCCGAACGTAGGCCGGATCGGCATGCATGGTGATGAACACAATCTTGATCTGGGGGTGCTTGGTCCTGAGGACACGGGCCGCATCGATACCATTGAGCACCGGCATGGAGATGTCCAGTATCACGATGTCGGGCTTGAGTTGCGGGATCGCGTCGAGCAGCGAGCGGCCGTCCCCGACCGTGCCAACGAGCTGGCATTGATCTTCCAGCAATCGCCGAAACCCTTCGACCACCAGGGTATGGTCGTCCGCCAGCAAGACACGAGGCTTGGTCATGGATGCACCTCTCCGATCGGCACATGCACGGAGACGGTGGTGCCCTGCCCCGGCGCCGATTCAATGCGACAATGCCCGTCCAGCGCCAGTAGCCGCTCCCGAATGTTCAAGAGACCCAGGCCGCCTTGCGCGGGTTCGCCTACTTGCGGTTGGAATCCGATTCCGTTGTCCCGCACCACCAGTTCAACTTCCTCTCCGCCTCCGGTCAGTTCGACCTCCACCCGAGAGGCGTCGGCATGCCGCACGATATTGGATAAGCACTCCTGCACGACACGGTAAAGGGCTGTGGCGGTTGATTTGCCCGGCGGCGGATCAAGCGGCTGTCGGACGAAGAGAGTCTTGATCCCCGTTCTCGCCGAAAACTCATCCAGCAACCGTTGCAGCGCCGCTTCCAACCCCAAATCATCGAGGATCGACGGATGATACCGGTACGCCATGTGGCGCACATCGTCTGACAACGCAGCCAATCCCCGTAGCGCGCTGCGGACTTCGCGTTGCACCTCGTCGGGAACCGATCCGTTCCGCCGTTCAACGCCCTGAAGCCCGAGCGTGAGAATGGCCAATCGCTGATTCACATCGTCGTGCAGGTCCCGCGCGATCCGCCGGCGTTCTTCCTCCTGTGCCGTCAGAATTCTGCCGGTGAGGGCATGCAACTGCACTTCGTTGCGCTGAATCGCCAACCGGCTTTCCGCAAGATCCGCCGTCCGTTCGGAAACGCGCTGCTCCAGCCGCTCATTGGCCTCCTTCAAGAGCGCTTCCGTACGCCGACGTTGAAAGACAAATAGCACAGGGACCCAAATGGAAAACAGTCCTAGCAGGTGGTTGCCCCAACCGAACCACGTCGGGAGTCCAGGCAAGGAAGGTCCTAAGACGGTCCCAACCATGTGCAGGATCGAGCAGGCCAACGCGGTCCATGCCGGAAGCGTACGTCGCTCGGAGACGCCGGCCAGCACGACCACCAGACTGTACAGAACCCCGTTGGCTACGCCTAAGGGAAGATGCAGATCCAGGACAAAAAACAAGCAGGCAAGAATTCCGCCGGCAGCAAGAATGAGCTCTTCCCGCCACCGGGGCGCTCCCGCATCCGGTTCGAAAGAAGCCCGTGACGGCCTTCTCTGAAATGAACATACCGGCATAGGGGGATCATCTTAGCATGATCACCTGCAATGGAACTATGTCTGCCGGCTGTCCCACCGACGGCAAATGAGGCCCCTGTTCGGGTAAGATGGACGAATGCGCATACCGCCGATCGTCATCCTCGGGTCAGGCTATACCGGTCGCGTAATTTTCGAACTCCTGGGACGCCGCCACATTCACGTGTGCGCAACCAGCCGTGAACCAGACGTGAAGTTACCCTACGTCCCGGTTGATCGACGACTGCGGTTTGACCTGGCTGTCCCCTCGACCTGGACAGCGATTCCCAAAGAAGCTGGCCTCATTTGGACCTTTCCCGCGACGCCCCCGGAGCAGGTCCAAGCCTTTGCGCACACACATTGTCTCCCCGGACGCCCTCTCGTCGTATTGGGTAGCACCTCGGCCTATGATGCGAACTCCCAGCCGGCCAGCGGGCCGATCCCCTGGCTGGATGAATCGGCGCCAATCGATCACGCGCTTCCCCGCGTACAAGGAGAAGAACATCTCCGGACTCAATATGGAGCCGTGATTCTGCGCGTTGCCGGTATCTATGGGCCCGGGAGAAACCCGCTGGACTGGATCCGCCGAGGCCGTGTCGGCCCAAGCAACAAGCTCGTCAACCTCATCCATGTGGAAGATCTTGCTGAGATTGCCGTTCGCGCACTGGAGCGCGGGAAGAGCGGCGAGACTTACAATGTCAGCGACGGCCAACCTCGCGCCTGGCGTGAAATCTGCGAGGAAGCACGTACGCGATGGGGAGTGGTGCCAAGCGAAGCCCGGGATCGACGGGATCCCGGCAAACGGATCTCGAATAGAAAACTCGCCGGCTCCCTGGGCTACGACCTTCGCCATGCGGACTTATATCGTGCAATCGAGTGCATCGAGCGTCCGGAGAAATCGCAGCCTCGTTCCCCGTCCTGAGAGACTTCACCGGCCCGGCTGGCGGTTCTCACCTTTCCGAGCGAGGACGCAGGACTTCCTGTAACGCATCCGCCACCACCTGATGTCCTGCCGCCGTCCAGTGCGTATCATCCAAGTAATAGGTCAGCCGGCCTTTTACGGATTCCCGACGCAGAGCGGCAGTGAGGTCCACGAATCCGATTTGGGGATCGATCGCACCCACAAGTGACCGCACACGTTCGGGCAAGTCGTTGAGGCCCCAGTGTTTCATGACATCGCCGGTTTCACTGAAATCCGCGACGTCTCGATAGACGCGAAATTTCGCCGGAGCGAATGCCACCACGAAGTCGATATGCCGCTCGCGGCACAGTGCATAGGCCACTTCCAAAACTCGGCGAGTCTCCTGCAGCATCTGCGAATCGGATGACGACACCTCGTCAAGAGGCGTCACAAAGTACATCCGCTGCGTCTGCCCCTGCTCATCTCGAACCTTGCCGAACTGCTGCTGAATCCGGCTGTGCGGCACACAAGTTCGCGGCGCAACGATCGCGGCAAGAAGGTTCCGCATGAACGACCGGTCCCAGAGCACGTCAAATTGGGTACGGGCCTCCACCATCCTTCGACGCTCGGGATACAACCGCATCTCGGCCAGATCGTTTCCCTCGAAGAACACCCACACGATCGTGTTCGGTTTCAGATCGAGCGCGTAGCGCCTGAGTACGGCCAATTCCTGGTAGGGGTTGTATCCAAGTTGGCCCAAATTCGCGACGCTCCGGTTCAACTGCCGCCCAAGTCGGTTCGTGAATAATTCCGCGTCCGCCGCCATCGGAGCCTCGACGTTGGAATCCCCGATCACCGCTAAATCAGCCTGCTTGAGATCGGGGGAGTTGCGAAATCCGTGGGCGTCATATTGCACATCGAAGCTGGTGCCGGATTCTCGATCCACGCATAAGGCCTCCCCGATGTTTCCGCGGGCCAAGGTCCCCGCCACCCGAGAAAAGGGCTTACGGACCCATATGAGTTCGCGGTCCTGCACATACCCAGGTTTCGTCCAGAGCTCAACGGTCGCTGAAGGCAGAAGCACTCTATAGTCCACCCATCCCACAGCAGCGGGAATTTCCAGGCAACCCAGACCGACGAGCACGGCGGCTGTCATCAACGTGAACCGTTGACGGATTTCCGCACGCGGGAGATCAGACAGAAACGCATAGGCGCCCCAGAGCAAGAGGTACACCGCGATGAGATCGTCAAACAGGTGCCGCAAATTCGTAACGCCGGTCGACCACAACAAGGCCAAGGCCACCGCAAACACAGTCACCGTCACCTGAACCGATCGATCCTTCAACATCCGCACGCCGGCTCCCGTCATGGACTCAGTCCGCAGCTGGATCGGTTCCCCGCGCCGAGGCGGAGATTCTCTCCCTACCTGTCGCCACAGCGTTCGCCTCGACAAGCATCACCTCCCATCGTCATTCAACCTAGCATCTTACTGGACGCATGTACAGCATAGCTGGACACATGCTTCGCGCGACCTCCCCGGCACCCCGAATCTTCATCTTCGGCCAAGACGCATACCGCCTGTGTGCGGCGGTTGCGGACGGGCGCGAAACATGATAGATCTGCACCCCGATTCACGCCCTGGAGTCCTGGCTTTCTACGATGGCTGCACGTTCATCCGCACGCGCCTCCAACCGAGGCGCAGCGACGCCGATTAAGGAAACCCACGTCGGCGATATTCTTCGCCGGTTCCGAAAGTCCCGACACTTGTCTGTCCGCACGCTGGCCGACAAGTGCGGGTTCTCCCCCAGCTTCATTTCACAGGTGGAACTGCGTCAGGCATCCCCTTCGATTGCCTCCACCGAGAAAATCGCCTCTGCCCTCGGCATGACGCTGGGCGAGTTCTTCCATGCCCTCGCCCCATCCTCCCCCTCCGTCATTCGCGCCGACGCCAGGCCCGTCGTCCAGAGTGAGTGGTCGCGCGCCAAGATCGAAACTCTGGGACCCGTCGGTGAGGACAGCCAGCTGGAGCCGATGGTGATTACGATTCAACCCGGAGGGCGAAGTGGGCATAAACCCTACACGAGAGCCGGAGAGCAGTTAGCCGTGATTTTGCAGGGGAGCGTTGAACTGACGCTGGGAGAGGAAATCCATCAATTAAAGCGTGGAGATGCTGCCTGCATTCCGGCTAGACATCAGCACTGCTGGCGAAACGGGAGCCGGAAACCGTCTCAAATCCTGATCGTCACGGTCCGCCGACGCGCATAAGGCCGTCGGTATCGGCTCTCTCCCTTCACGCCCGCAACAGCGCCATCACGCTGAGACAGACCAGCAGATTATTGATCGCATGGCCGATCATGCCAGGCCAAAGGCTTCCCGTCCGCTCATAGGCCCAGGCCCACACAATCCCGCTCCAAAAGACACTGAAAAAACCGATGATTCCGTACCCATGCGCGATCGCAAAAATCGCCGCGCTCGTCGCCGCCGCCGGTCCCCACTGAAACCGGCGCCGCAACACGCCGAACAGCAAGCCTCGGAACGCCAATTCCTCGAACAGAGGCGCGAACACCACATATTCCATCAAGCTGATGACCAGCACCGAGGGCGGCGCCCATACAAGATCCGCATCGAACCACTCGGTCCAGTGACTGGAGAGTTTGAGAGGCTCGGCAATCCGACCCATGACCCATTCTCCCAATAGTCCCGCCGCGACCACAGCCAGGACAGCCAGTAGCAGCCTGCCCAGATGATGGGGCTCGATGCGCAGGCCAAATCCGCCCCCGAACGATTGTCCTTGAGGCCTAAGCAGGTGGTAATAGGCCAGCGCGAGCAGCGGCAGGTTCGACAGCGGCACCACCAACACGCGCACCGAGGAGTAATCGGCGGAAGCGAAAAGAAACGCCATCGTCAGCAAAGCCCCGATCGCTCCGCCGCGCAACAGCACCGCGACGCCCAGACTGCCGGCCCAGAGAGGCGGTAGTTCCGAGGCAGCCACGCGAATCATATCGGTTCGCCCCCGGCGCGCAAACCACAGCACCAGCACGGTACCGCCCAGCACCATCAAGCAGATCTCCGCCACGGCGAATGCGCGCGACCGCCACAACAGCGCCCCGGTTCTGGCATTGGCCGAATCCTGCAGCGTCGCCAGCAGCGCACGGTCACCGGACACCTCCGCGAGATGGGTCGCCAGCCGCCCATAAAACCATCCCGTGATAGGTTGTTCCGCCAGCTCCGCCTGAAGGTCCAGCGC
This Nitrospiraceae bacterium DNA region includes the following protein-coding sequences:
- a CDS encoding DUF3015 family protein gives rise to the protein MRALPSRITTCLSTLCVPLLFAACSFKATFKETTDTTSNITGTTSGRTWWNEDGILKPEHKIAAFAAYSHENLETDLARGRGEYLASLETLLDMPNPGQFSPNAQVSYETGRAAGDRSPDQLVHRFREQGATH
- a CDS encoding universal stress protein, whose protein sequence is MTTIPDAVGLQRIFHPTDFSPDSQVAFAHALKLALLHRAELTIMHVDPTVEPEGFEDFPRVRPTLERWGVLPAGSSKRDVVDLGLQIKKVRALADNPKLAILDHLSSHAMDLMVLTTHQHEGITRWSHHPVAEPVLRAAHVRTLFVPNHVQGFVSLEDGHTSLNRLLLPISADIPSQPALDMAEALVTSLGSSSAEFTLVHAGAKDGASVLTLPERAGWHFEQLFGKGHPVEWILAAGEEFDVDLIAMTTKGRDSFLDVLRGSTTERVLRGARCPLLAIPV
- a CDS encoding DEAD/DEAH box helicase, producing the protein MAVLPFHSVIDEWFRGRFGVPTDVQIKAWPAIQSGGHVLIAAPTGSGKTLAAFLSCIDSLFRQALDRDLRDETQVLYVSPLKALSNDVQKNLQQPLTEIGQAAMATGLLLPELRVVVRTGDTPMLERQNMLKRPPHILITTPESLFILLTAEKSRRMLRTVRTVIVDEIHAVAPNKRGSHLALSLERLEALTSAPPQRIGLSATQRPIETVARFLTGDRALPLVQQDAPLFDSFATHEGKGTGVTIVDVGHRRKMDLAVEVPKDELGAVATNAIWSDLYDRVAELVQAHRSTLVFVNTRRLAERVSHYLEDRLKHLGDGVVAAHHGSLSRQIRLSAEDRLKAGAARVVVATASLELGIDVGTVDLVCQIGSPRAIATCLQRVGRAGHWIHAVPKGRLFATTRDELIECAALIRAMRAGLLDRISVPPAPLDVLAQQIVAAAATQSWDEDELYTLCRHADPYRELARREFDAILTMLSEGIATNRGRRHAYLHHDRINRRIRGRRGARLAAITSGGAIPETANYAVIAEPDGTVVGSVDEDFAVESLAGDIILLGNTSWRIRGVETGKMRVEDAHGAPPTIPFWRGEAPARTADLSAEVAGLRVEIANRLDERAESASMLRSSAAAWLKAECGLDQRGAEQAVLYIASGRMVLGTIPSQQMVVAERFFDESGGMQLVIHAPFGGRVNRAWGLALRKRFCVTFDFELQAAATDEGLVLSLGERHSFPLDTVFAFLNVKTIREVLVQAVLQAPMFMTRWRWNAARALALLRFSGGKKVPPQIQRMRAEDLLSTVFPDAIACQDNFQGERTVRQIPDHPLVQETIRDCLTEAMDIEGLETVLRAIDEGTIRCVAVDTPTPSLFCHEILNANPYAFLDDAPLEERRARAVEMRRSLPAELAGSLGALDQAAIDQVVEESWPVVRDMDEAHDALLSLMWVPGESAQLWIHYFHELERSGRAYLLSPPVSRLTSSEASGWIAAENRERVAACFITGDEATVDAIVLGWMECIGPTTSAELAARIHVSPDDINGAMLRLESQGQVLRGHFRQAPEGSGGIRDGSAEASGLSSQEWCHRRLLARIHRLTVGRLRKEIEPVTAAEFMRFLFQWQHVSPGARLHGDTGVLEVVKQLEGFEAPASTWEPHLLRVRVAKYDPVHLDRLCLGGTVMWGRLTPPPKLLQELGGMAGRRVVPTRVAPVSLFTRDNASLWRGLAMQNVEGIDLDSRLSSVAQAIRTMLQSRGASFFDEVLHATRLLPAEVEEGLWELVAAGSVTADGFDNLRALIDPKRRRADKGDRSRRPRHVGGRWSLLRPAERHQPSALSQMSPNAPPNAPQSSSASEHLARQLLRRYGVVFRDLLGRESLVSAWRDLLVCYRRLEMAGEIRGGRFVSGFTGEQYALPEAVEALRAVKKQGSTTASQEIKLCAADPLNLVGIILPGARVPAIPTNFLIVRDGQVVRTELGKDSKGQAAVQRLQRIL
- a CDS encoding response regulator transcription factor, encoding MRPRVLLGDSSRAMLAFMEILLESQFEVVASVTDGEALVLAAKSLTPDLVVLDFSLSFLDGLSVGRRLQELTPTTRVVFFSSHEDPVYATAAFEVGAAGYLVKHLTGDLVHCLHRVMQGERVQCPEGISTRTLAPRKE